gtgtgcatcatgcaactgactgagcaagattgacgctgacaagcccacgtctgcaccaccaactctcgcaatcagttctcccatacagtccagaacaaatggcgggacgccctgtcccaacacaaggaacaccgaagAATGCCCGAAATCCAACTGATAGCACGACTGAAAACACTCCAAGAGCccttttgacgctgaggtggcaaaatccacaaccctcgttgccctgacaccaGTTACTACCAAATCCtccacaataatcctaaacaacgcctaaaccaggggtgggcaaagtaTTCCACAaatggccgcagtgggtgcgggtttttgttcatccccaatcagtgcaatcagttgatggcagtcaggtgcttctttttTCCActaaaacttcattggttaaactgtctgtgctgaatcagttggaacaaagaccaggacccattgcagccctcgaggactggtttgcccacccctggcctaAACACACCCTTCCTCCTGGCCAAGGCCTgttccgcgagagccttcaaaagactgattgtttaactaagcattgtcattttttctcggaAACCTTTTTTTgacctgtgatatggtgaccttctcgcctgagtctgtttctgtttcgccttgccgtttgatcgctgtcaatCTGAATAAAGTGTCAACTTGAGCATCGAAGCCTTTTtcaagctttcaaaatggagtcagtacaaagggccaattgatcgggtccgattacgtcattttcaaagtatcggaatcggcaaaaaaatatcggccatgcctttttttaatatatatatatttttttattaaatcgttttctaattgtatttaacgttacagacataatatgttaaactCATCCAAAGTctatagtttaggcttaaggtagggttatcagatttatcccgataacggcggtaattaattaaaaatatatatatatcacgttaaaatatttaacgcaattgatgcatgcattgcacgacccactcacacattgtcgctctcaatctgtaatggaacCGTTTGACctatttagagagataaaaggcagcataaaatgagtagaatgaattttggcagcctttgcagcctttttttaattggctaagcccttacaatccctctccctacggttagaaatatcatgggatcttttcttaacaccttatgttatttcccaacgcagagaagatatcaattggtagcactccacacagtcatggttccacttcccatcatgcatttgggttgaatggttgcagtatcatttactgaaagctcaacaaacacactagatggcaatatttagtcacaatatatcaaagtcacaagtctttctatccgtggatccctctcacagaaagaatggtaagaatgtaaatgccatcttgaggatttattgtcataataaacaaatacagtacttatgtactgtatgttgaatgtatatattcgtccgagttttattcatttttttttttaatgcattgccaaaatgtatatgttcgggaaaaattatcgggaatgattggaattgaatcgggagcaaaaaaaaagcaatcggatcaggaaatatcgggatcggcagatacacaaactaaaacgatcgggatcggctcgggagcaaaaagcatgatcggaacaaccctagttaagactaaggtgaacgcgcggggtttggccttttggccgggatgtTAGGGTCCCGCCAGAACGTGTCACTGGAGCTGCGCCAGTTcatcggttcggctggcgtgattccggcagtctggctaaaaggtcagattccttcaacacACTTTACCGAAATGTGTTTTTCGATAATGTGTGTGTTTTACTACACTAGAATTGTGAGAGTAACCTAAATAATGTCCCTAGCGACCCCTCATCAGAATGTGCTGCTCTGTGCGCGACTGTTTGGCATCAGCCTGACAGCACGGCTTATCTGAAATAATGCCGACTGGCTGCATCCCAAATCTCTGTCGCGCTTGTTGCACCTCTCCATTGAACATTGACTAAAACCAGGTTCACTGAAGGCAGCGTTATCTACTACATAATGTGCTCACGGTGGTTGTGCATACGTGTTGTCGTGTTTTGTGGTAATATAGGCCAGATGCTAACGTTCGCTCACACTGAATTTGGGTTAAGTGACAACTACAGCGTTACGGTATGTGTGTGTTCCACTGGGAGATAATTAGCCCTCGGCTACATTGCAAACGGACTTTTTCCACTTGCATGCACGCAAAGTGTCAGACAAACACTCATTATGTTTTTTGATATCGCGCCTTTTGCTTATTGGCTTTTGATTGGATTTACTTGTCATACATGTAATAGCAGTACTTGTAGCATTGGCTTACATGTGACTGCAAATAAATGCACTTTTCGTGTGtttcaaagtacatatgacagtgcagggatgacgacacgggcacaggtcccggaacatatgcagaaaatggtactgaaaacgaaatgcaaatgcccacttgccatgctgtgggacttttctttttttctttcctttctctgtgcttttctgactcgttttgaaccatcttccttctttttgaaaaaagacagtaaatgtctttttggcatgttgaaataccgtttgaagaCAGGCGAGAAGCAAcagttcgcggtcgaatgtggtggCAGTccgcaattattttgtttattgttttcttattgttgccacaataaagtggagaaagccatcaatgactccccccaacgtttctatattattaatattatatatgcacgagaggtgccggatctgcccaaataagtcccggaacacagggaggccaaaatcaagaggtgccagatcttgttccggcaagatccggctcaaattaacccctgtttacagtggggcaagtaagtatttagtcaaccactaattgtggaagttctcccacttgaaaatattagagaggcctgtaattgtcaacatgggtaaacctcaaccatgagagacagaatgtgggaaaaaaaactagaaaatcacattatttgatttttaaagaatttatttgcaaatcatggtggaaaataagtatttggtcaataccaaaagttcatctcaatactttgttatgtaccctttgttggcaataacggaggccaacattttctgtaactcttcacaagcttttcacacactgttgctgatattttgccCACTCTTCAATgctgatctcctctagagcagtgattttttggggctgtcgttgagcaacacggactttcaactccctccgcagattttctatggggttgagatctggagactggctaggccactccaagaccttgaaatgcttcttacgaagccactcctttgttacctgtgtgtttgggatcattgtcatgcttaaagaccagccacgtctcatcttcaatgcccttgctgatggaaggagattttcactcaaaatctctcaatgcatggccccattcatgctttcctttacacagatcagttgtcctttgaagaaaaacagccccaaagcatgatgtttccacccccatgcttcacagtgggtagggtgttcttcggatgctattcagtattctttctcctccaaacacgagaccttgtgtttctactaaaaagttctattttggtttcatctgaccataacacattctcccaattctcttctggatcatccaaatgctctctagcgaaccgcagacgggcctggacgtgtactggcttcagcagggcgacacgtctggcagtgcaggatttgagtccctggtggcgcattgtgttactgatagtagcttttgttactgtggtcccagctctctgtaggtcattcactaggtccccccgtgtggttctgggatttttgctcaccgttcttcttatcattttgacgccacggtgtgagatcttgcatggagccccagatcgagggagattatccgtggtcttgtatgtcttcaattttctaataattgctcccacagttgatttctttacaccaagcattttacctattacagattcagtcttcccagcctggtgcaggtctacaattttgtctctggtgtccttcgacagctctttggtcttggccatagttgagtttggagtgtgactgactgaggttgtggacaggtgtctttataccaataatgagttaaaacagatgccattaatacaggtaacgagtggagcctcgttagacctcgttagaaaaagttagacctctttgacagccagaaatcttgcttgtttgtaggtgaccaaatacttattttccactctaatttggaaaaaaaatctttaaaaattaaacaacgtgattttctttttttttccccacattcagtctctcatggttgaggtttacccatgttgacaattacaggcctctctaatcttttcaagtagaacttgcacaattggtggttgactaaatatttatttgccccactgtatatccctCGGCAGTTTCTGACAAAGGAGCTTCCAAAAATAAAACCCGTCGTGTAAGACAGGAAAACGTCTTCTGTCAGGTGAAGCTGATGGAATTGCAGCGAGCGCACAAAGGGGAAGGAATCAACATGCTGTAAACAATCTGTCATTCAAAGCTGGCTGTTTGTGTGTAGGGAAATGACAGATGGAGGTGAGACAGTCCTAGATTCACGGTGTTTGTGCAAAAAGGTCGTCTGTAGGTGTACATGGAGGTAGGAGGTGTGCTTCCAACCAAGAGTGGTTTAAATTGTGTCTAGTACTTGCAGGGCCAAGCAAGGCTTCTCACACGTTCTGGCAAACCAGcgtctttttgtttttgctcgCGTCCTTAACCAGCTCCTGTCTGTGTTTTTCTTCACTGTTAGCTCCCAGAATATTTAGCTCTATGATTATAATACAgtacctgacaaaagtcttgtcgcttgcaTACACTTGGACCTTAAGTGTCCCTCTAATATATTCGTAATCAATATTTTCTTACAAGAAATGTATAATTTTAATCCCAACAGGTTTTGGAATAACATATCGGTGCCAAACAAAACTGTTGAAAAGTGTTCTGATTTTTACAGCTTGGTAAAGCCCATTGAGTCAATTTTTGCAAAGACATAAATCTTGTTGTCTTGTCAAATGATGCACCCAATCCCAGATTAGAGCTTCACCTGTTACCAATAATGGATCAATTAACTCTCAAGTGTGTATaaacagtggcgccaccagggggtggccagaggtggtcacggccacccctataaattggttgaccACCCCActagccaccccgcttgccagtatattgtaagattgttgtagcatcagttatgcatttcatcccaaatgaatgcatttatgttgttttgttaaatgtagggctgtcaaatttatcgcgttaacgggcggtaatgaattttttaaaaaaattaatcacgtgaaaatatttatcgcaattaacgctttcgcggtacgactcattcacgcattgccgcaaacagcctacaatggcgccgttttacttatatacagagataagaggcagagtggagtagatacaagcattcattggggctgtgcttttaattggcaaaagctttgtcatctctcccacagcaactataaatattgtgggaagcgaagtggggaagaatgacaggagttgatctttttcttaacactctgtagtgtacccaacgcagagaagatatagcatttgcagccaccacacacagtcatggttgcaccacttcccatcatgcatttgggcagaacagttaagtcgctacagtctcatttactgaaagctcaacaaatacacgagataatatttagtcacaatatacaaactcacatttatcctctaagaattacaagtctttctatccgtggatccctgtcacagaaagaatgttaataatgttaatgccatcttgtggatttattgttatgctaaacaaatacagtacgcatgaacagtatgttgaatgtatatatccgtcttgtcttatctttccattccaacaataatttacagaaaaatttggcatattttatagatggtttgaattacgattaattgcgattaattacgattaattaatttttaagctgtaattaactcgattaaaaattttaatcgcttgacagccctagttggtaTATGAAAACTAATTTCAATTCATGCTGttcctattttttttgttttcatgtctaccGTCTTGTAAAATTTTATCATTGGttctgtctgttttttttattttgtttttcgtttgtcaattatttctatttttttctcatgtccaaataaagcattcattcatttgaattgcgattaattacaattagggctgtcaaacgattaaaatttttaatcgagttaattacagcttaaaaattaattaatcgtaattaatcgcaattcaaaccatctataaaatatgccatatttttctgtaaattattgttggaatggaaagataagacacaagatggatatatacattcaacatacggtacatagggactgtatttgtttattataacaataaatcaacaagatggcattaacattatcaacattctgttaaagcgatccatggatagaaagacttgtagttcttaaaagatgaatgttagtacaagttatagaaattttatattaaaacccctcttaatgttttcgttttaataaaatttgtaaaaatttcaatcaaaaaataaactagtagcccgccattgttgatgtcaataattacttacacaatgcacatgggtgctgaagcctataaaatcagtcgcacccaagcgccagcagagggcggcaaaactccataaaacacaattaacaagtgggcaagtGGCTGTACTGCCATTTAAATTTGTCTGAGCGGGCTATGTGCGTCAATTGCGtcgaatattttaacgcgattaatttaaaaaattaattaccgcccgttaacgtgataattttgacagccctaattacgatcaattaatttttaagctgtgattaactcgattaaaaatttcaatcgtttgacagccctagttaaatgtacaccttatgcctaatatatacataacacaataaaacagaattgttgtggaattcaaaatgttgactggacagttatggactatgcacattaaatcattagtaacatcaaatattacacaatacaccaaaatatatcagTACAGCATCTGTGTccataagtctttctgatagttttcccctgacctttttactgcaataatataatgaaaacttgaaattttagttttggccaccccaagattttatgtggccccatctggccacccctatgaaaaatttctggaggcgccactgtgtATAAAAAGAACCCCAGTGCACTAGACTGCCATATCAACTGCAACCTGACCTCTGACAAGATGCCTAAGATTCCTCCTGAGACCAAAGTGTTAATTATCGAGAGCCTGGAGACCAGATCCACTGCAGATGTGGCAGACACCTTCAATGTGTCTCAGCGTCAGGTAcagaggattaaaaaaaaaagatatgaacagaCTGGAGACGTTTTTGACAAGCCTAGGTCAGGCAGACCCCGCAAGACAACTGCTCGGGAGAACCGGTTGTTGGCTGGAAAATCCAAAGCTAGCCCTTTTTCCACTGCAGCAGAGCTCCACAAGCCCTGGTCACCTGAAGTCCCTGTGTCAACCAGAACATTCTGTCGAATTCTGTCTAGAAATGGCCTCCATGGTCGAATCAGTGCCCAGAACccagcattaaacaaaagacaattaaaaaaacgtgtggcatttgccaaggcccagagcctgtcaaaaggaatgactctggaaaagtggcaaaaggtggatttttcagatgaatcttcctttgaattacaccacagtcgccgcaaatattgcaggagacctactggagcccgcacggatccgagattcactcagaaaacagtgaagtttggtggtggaaaAATCATTTAGGGCagcacccttctgtgttaggacaaacctctaataaaaagagcaaggagggtttttctttggatcaattttggtgactatacagcgtaatctagcatttctctgtctagtccctccttgctctccttggccaagaaaactgagtgtcttctctccttatttttgggtaattttacaaatgtctacctaagggtctatttttgaacttgacacgaCTCAACAGACAAAATAGTACTGTAACAGCACAAAAATTAAACGCCCAACATTACCTCCATATATGGCACCACCCTGCAGGTGAATTCCCCCAGTAGCCAAGACTTGGTCAACTCATGGAAGACCACCATGGGCAGGCAGAACAAGATGAGCACAAAATCCCACACAGCCAAGTTAGCCAGCAATGAATTTGAGATGCTCTTCATGTAGTAGTTCTGGCACACGATGCACAGGATGGCGATGTTACCGGCGACTCCCACAAGGAAGATGACCCCTGACACGCAAGTGATGGCGTAAGCGCCGTACGTCTCGCTGGTCACCGGGTAGAAGGGATTCTTGATCTCGTCGCCGAAGTCCTGCGAGCCAGGCGGCGTGATCGGCGTGGCGTCCCATGGGTTGTCCTCTCGGAATGTGAAGAGTTCGGGCCTCCTGGTGAGAAGGTCAAAGGGCGCGTCGGTGGATGTCAGGGCCAGCGGCTTGGGGATGGGTTCCCATGGCGATGTGTGAGCCCCTGAGCTTTTGTTCAAGCGGGTTCTCCCCCTCTTCCAAGCTTTCTCCTCTTTGGTACCCCTCCTGTGTCGATCTCCCTCCCCCGTTGAAGAAGGCTTAGGCGCATTGTGGTGTCCACCTGCCGGCGTGCCCCCACTTCTCGGCCCGTCGTTCAACTTTATCCTCTTACTACGGTGGCGGGTCTGATCCCAATGTAAGACCGCATCCTCCACGGGTGTCACCGTCCTATTCAAAATTTGCTTGTTGCGCGCCAAGCGCCTTGCTTCTGTCACGACCCCTCGTTTCCGCGGGTGCGTAGAGTTTAAGGTCCCTCGGATGATGGCGGACTCACCTGTAGGACTGTCTCTTGCTATTTTTTGGCGAATCTCCCGGGGTGACCCGCTGGAAGTTACGTCCTCTTTGATGTGCCCTTGCGCATTGTTTCTTATGGACAAACACAAGTGTGCATTTAGAaggaaaaacacaaataatatcGCAGGTGAGAGGATCTGCATGGTGAGAGTTGGAAACCCAGAAAGCGCACCTTCATGTACTCTTCTGCTCTTCCATTTAGTCAACACCCATGTTGGAGACAGCGCGGAAGGCTCGCCGTCTCAGTCAAGATATACATAAACAGGCGCAAACTTGTGGCTGTGCCGCATCTGCATTCATCATCACCGGGTAGCGGGGAGCGACGCCTCATTGGAATGAGCGAAGAGGATAGGAAGGAATCCGGTGCATATCCGTGAAGGAGAAACaaacaagattaaaaaaaatctggtgcaAATTGGGTCCACCGATTTAGTTGAGTGGGATGGAGCAGCGTCAATGCGGCGTGGAGCCGCCTGAAGCTCACTGATGCACAGGAGTGGAGCGCAAGAGAGATAGAGAgagagggggggggggagagGAGGTTCTCTTCTCTTCACGCCTTCCTCTCTTCTCCCTATATCGCGGCGTGcactgcaaagaaaatggactccCCTGGCGGCTAACCCCGATCTGTCACTCTTCATCCATCACTGGTGCATCCACAAGCCCCGGGGTAGACCGCGGCCGCAGACCCCCCCTCTTTTGTGGCTGCCTCAGGCAGACATGGCTGCCACGCCCGCATTGATAAATGCAGAAAAAAGTCACTTTCTCCTCATCACGCAAAGGCTGTGATAACTAGAGTAAGggattattttttcaaattgcaATATGAGACATTCTTTAACAACTTAACATGAATCTGTtctaatttgccttgcctaaataaataaatagtactACAG
This sequence is a window from Corythoichthys intestinalis isolate RoL2023-P3 chromosome 13, ASM3026506v1, whole genome shotgun sequence. Protein-coding genes within it:
- the gpr37b gene encoding prosaposin receptor GPR37b produces the protein MQILSPAILFVFFLLNAHLCLSIRNNAQGHIKEDVTSSGSPREIRQKIARDSPTGESAIIRGTLNSTHPRKRGVVTEARRLARNKQILNRTVTPVEDAVLHWDQTRHRSKRIKLNDGPRSGGTPAGGHHNAPKPSSTGEGDRHRRGTKEEKAWKRGRTRLNKSSGAHTSPWEPIPKPLALTSTDAPFDLLTRRPELFTFREDNPWDATPITPPGSQDFGDEIKNPFYPVTSETYGAYAITCVSGVIFLVGVAGNIAILCIVCQNYYMKSISNSLLANLAVWDFVLILFCLPMVVFHELTKSWLLGEFTCRVVPYMEVASLGVTTFTLCALCIDRFRAATNVQMYYEMIENCTSTTAKLAVIWIGALLLALPELLIRQLVVEEAEIPDEPPEERCIIRISTSLPDMLYVLGLTYEGARLWWCFGCYFCLPTLFTIGCSLVTARKIRHAEQASVRSNKKQIRLESQMNCTVVALAIVYGACVVPENICNIVSVYMAAGVPENTMSVLHLLSQLLLFCRAAVTPVLLLLLCRPLGRAFLDCCCCCCCSRTPSSTTASDDNEHECTTELELSPFSTIRRELSNYTPAGSHC